A genomic stretch from Burkholderia pyrrocinia includes:
- a CDS encoding MerR family transcriptional regulator: MTTTVEKVVLPPIPAKRYFTIGEVSELCGVKPHVLRYWEQEFTQLRPVKRRGNRRYYQHHEVLLIRRIRELLYEQGFTINGARNRLDSPSGGRAAAEPVESAEEQATDARVPGKPGATVDVVALRQALLDVIDGLKHD; encoded by the coding sequence ATGACCACCACGGTTGAGAAAGTCGTTTTGCCTCCGATTCCCGCGAAGCGCTACTTCACGATCGGCGAAGTCAGCGAACTGTGCGGGGTCAAGCCGCATGTGCTGCGTTATTGGGAACAGGAATTCACTCAGCTGCGGCCGGTGAAGCGGCGCGGCAATCGTCGGTATTACCAGCATCACGAAGTGCTGCTGATCCGGCGGATTCGCGAATTGCTGTACGAGCAGGGATTCACGATCAACGGTGCACGCAATCGGCTCGATTCGCCGAGCGGCGGGCGGGCTGCGGCGGAACCGGTCGAATCCGCCGAGGAGCAGGCCACCGACGCGCGTGTGCCCGGCAAGCCGGGCGCAACCGTCGACGTCGTCGCGTTGCGGCAGGCGCTGCTCGACGTGATCGACGGACTGAAGCACGACTGA
- a CDS encoding tyrosine-protein phosphatase codes for MTALQRAHADYLRAAFDQVTASYGSITSYIVNGLQLDQATLNAIRRRMLV; via the coding sequence ATGACCGCGCTGCAACGCGCGCACGCCGATTATCTGCGGGCGGCATTCGATCAGGTCACCGCGTCGTACGGCTCGATCACGTCGTACATCGTGAACGGACTACAACTCGACCAGGCGACGCTGAACGCAATCCGGCGGCGCATGCTGGTCTGA